TTTTTATCCTTTCCTTTCGGCAGCCTCCCTGCTTCCTTTAGCGCCTGGGCGATGATCCATTCCATTTGCCCGTTGACGCTCCTGAATTCATCCGCCGCCCAGCGCTCCAGCGCTTCATACGTAGCGCCATCTATCCGCAACACAAAGGATTTTTTTTCTTTTCCAGCCATGAATGCTTATTGATAAAGATTTGCAGTCCTTTTATTTACCGGGATTACCGGAATCATACGCTTATTGATACAAAGATCCGGTATTCAACACCGGCGTTGCTGCTTTTTCGGCGCAGAGCACTACCATGAGATTACTTACCATGGCGGCTTTCCGTTCCTCGTCCAGCGACACGATCTGTTTGCGCGATAGCTGTTCCAGCGCCATTTCCACCATGCCCACAGCACCTTCCACGATCTTGCTGCGCGCAGCCACAATAGCCGTGGCCTGCTGACGCTGCAGCATGGCGCCTGCAATCTCCGGCGCATAGGCGAGATGACTGATGCGTGCTTCCCTCACAGTGATGCCTGCTGCGAAAAGGCGGTCGTTCAGTTCCTGTTCCAGCAATTCATTTACCTTTTCTCCACCATCACGGAGCGATATTTCGGCGTTCTCGTCATTCATTCTTTCATAAGGGCAATTGGTGGCAAGATGCCGCACCGCCGCTTCGCTCTGCACATTCACATATTGCTGGAACCCTTCCACCTCAAAAGCCGCCTTATAAGTATCGCTTACCTGCCACACGATCACCGCAGCGATCTCGATAGGGTTCCCCATCTTGTCATTCACCTTCAATGTTTGCCCGTTCAGATTGTGTGCGCGCAAAGAAATATTCTGCGAGCGGAAAAGAGGATTCACCCATAACAAACCATTCTGCTTCACTGTGCCAACATACTTGCCAAAGAAGGTCAGTACCCGCGAATGGTTCGGATTCACGATCATGATACCCTTGGAAATAAAAATGAACAGAAGAAAGAGAATGATCGTAGCGATGATCCACCCGCTTTCTCCCCGGGAAGTTTGTATGATGGCGTAGATGCCACCGAGGAAAGTGAGAATGGATAAGGCAAAGGCGAGGTAACCGGATACCGGTCTGGTTATTTTTTCCATGATAGGGGAATTTTAAAGTGATATCAATTTGATATCAAATATAACCATCCTTTTCTGATCCCCAAAAAAAATCCGCGGGGAACGCCCCCGCGGAAAATGCCCGGTACGGCAGGCCGGTTTTACTCAACCCTCCTTCAGCCGCAGCTCATTCTTGTATTCCTTCGGCGTTTTTCCCACAATCTCCTTGAAAAAGCGGTTGAAGTTGGACAGGTTCTTGAACCCGCAGGAATACGCGATCTCCGCAATGGACCAGTCCTCTTCCGTCAGGCGCTTGCAGGCATGGCCGATGCGGACCTCGTTGAGGAACTGCACAAAAGATTTCTTCGTCCGGTTCTTGAAAAAACGGCAGAACGATTGCGGGGAAAGATTGGTAATGCCTGCCACATCCTGCAGGGAGATCTCCTTTGAAAAGTTGTTCATCACGTATTTGAACACCTCGTCTATCTTGTGATTGTCCTTTACATTATAGGCATGGGAATATCCCGTACTGGCAAGGTAGTAGCAGTCCTTCGTCTCGGACAGTACCCGGAGGATGTTCAGCAGGGAAATGATCCGCTCCAGCCCTTCTTTCCGCGGCAGGGTAAGTATTTCCTCTTTCAGCTTCTCCTGGGTGTCGCCGATGATCTTCATGCCGCGCTGTGCCCGGTGAAACAGATCGGTCAGTGCTTTGGTCTCCGGCAGGCCGTAGAATTTGTCGCCAAATATGTCTTTCGGAAAATAAATAACGACCGAGCGCGCTTTTACCGACTCGTCGTGATGATGATAAGCCTCGTCATTATACCAGACATGCGGGATATTAGGCCCCAGGAACACCATATCCCCTACATCAAAGCTCTCTATGCTGTCTCCAACAATTCTCTTGCCATGACTTTCGGTAACATACACCAGTTCGCATTCGGGATGGAAATGGAAGGGCGTATTAAAAAAGGGATCGCATCGCTCTATAATGGTGATCTGGTTGTCGGCAAAGGCCCCCACTTTGATAAGAATGGGTTTCATGCTTCCTTATTGGTTTTAGTCCTATGAAAAAGTTGGCTTTAAACGTCTGCCATTTTGAATTCTATTTTGCCAAATTATTAAATTTAAGTTAAAAAAGTACAAGTCTGCAGAAATATCTTACGGGAATTGTCAGGTTTTCACCATAATTTTAGCAGATGGGAATAAAATCGCTTACCGGTGGCCGTTTTCGCTGTAAAGCAGGCTGCAAAGGCAATCCGGGCCGGGATTTCTTTTTCATTTCATGATATTTACGTACCTTGTCTATGCTAAATCGATTAAGCACAGCAACGACCTCTGACCACATATGAAAGGAGTATCAATCAAAGATATCGCTAAACAAGCCGGTGTTTCACCTACCACCGTATCATTTGTACTGAATGGCAAAGCGAAGGAAAAAAGGATCAGCGACCAGGTAAGCAAGAAGATCCTCAAGCTGGCCAGCAAACTGAAATACAAACCTAATCAGCTTGCCAGGGGCCTGCGCACTGGCAAGACGAAGACCATCGGGCTCATTGTGGAGGACATTGCCAACCACTTCTTTGCCAATGTGGCCAAGATCGTAGAGGAGGAGGCGGACAAATTCGGGTACAAAGTGTTGTACGGCAGTACGGAGGACGACCAGGTCAAGGCAAAAGGTTTGCTGGAAGTGCTGGAATACCGGCAGGTAGACGGGTACATCATCACGCCCACACCCAGTCTGGATAAAGAGATCGAAGCCCTCAAGAATGCCCGCAAGCCCATGGTGCTGATGGACCGTTATCTTCCGCAGATACCCACCAATTATGTGATGGTGAATAACTTCCAGGGCGCCTATGACGCCGCGGAGTATCTGCTGGATACGGGATACAGCAAAATCGCGCTGGTCACCACCACCTCTGAACAGATACAAATGAAGGAACGCCTCAATGGTTTCACCGCGGCCATGAAAGCGCATAATGCCAGCTTCCCCCGCAGGATGCTGAAGAAAATACCCTTCACCGCCACCAGCAAAGAAGCCGTGGAACAGATCAAATCATTTATCAAAGGTATTCCGGACCTGGATGCCATATTCTTCAGCACCAACTACCTCGGTATTTACGGGATTGAGAGTATAAAGGAGCTGGGATTGAAGATCGGAGAGGATGTGGCACTGATCAGTTTTGATGATCATGACCTGTTCCGCTTACACACCCCCGGCATCACCTGTGTGGCGCAACCGATCAACGATATTGCCCGCAACCTCATACAAGTGCTCATGCATGAACTGAACGGGAATACCAGCCAGATCAACCAGGTGATACTGCCCGCCACTCTCATAAAGCGGGAATCCTGCAGGAAGATCGGGCAACAGGTGCCGGCCTGAAACAAGCCCCGATAATGCTATTTTGTGATAAGTTGATTCAGTTTTAGCATTTTGAAAAAAAAGTTGCATACAGTTTTGTTTTTTAACAAAAAGTTAAATATGTTTGAGTTGTGAATATGCGGCCAGATGCCTATATCCACGCAGTGAACAGACAAAACAGGCGTAAAAATCCAGAACCCGAAGCGGTTCTTTTTTTATAAATTTTTACTAAAACGTTTTAGTAAAACGCAGTGAACAGCATTATTAATACCTAACTAAACGCTAAACTAAACATCGGGACTAATTTTTATCGGGCTGGTAAAACAGTGGCCAGGCCTGTCTTTCAACGAGTAAATACCATAGAGCATTTCACGTGATCCGGTAAACAGTGAGCCGGCAAATTCAGACTAGAATCTAACGAGCATTTCAACTTCAGCCAAGGTATTTCCAAAAAATCTATTCAATTCAACGTATTTCAGCTAGATCGAGTTAATTATTTTTTAAAGCTTAAACGTAAACGTTCAACCAGGATCAACATCTGGCCTTTGTACACATAGCGGGTATGCATGACTCATGACCATACATGTACATGCTATTCGTCAAACGTTCAGCAAGGCCGCAAACAGTGAAACAAAGAATCAGTCAAAGCAGGATCAATCCGTGCTAACGGGATTTCGTACCCGCAACTTCCGGCATATAAACAAACAGTGAACCGGCATCGCAGCATGGCTGCAGGGCAGCATGTATTTATTCCTAACAGCTTAGTTTATCTCAATTTTAAAACAGACAACAATGAAAAGATCACTACTATTAGTGCTTTTGTGCTTGTTCGCTTGCAATGCAATGCTGATGGCACAGGAGAAAAGAACAATCAGGGGCGCCGTGAAAGATGACACGGGGCTTGGGCTCATTGGCGCCACAGTGGTTGAAAAAGGAACGACCAACGCAACAGTTACCGGAGAGAATGGCAATTTCAGCATCAGTGTTCCTTCCAATGCAACCCTGGTGATTTCATTTATAGGATATAAGACAAAGGAAGTGGCAGCGAGCAGTGAGCGATTGAATATCACACTTGAATTAGGAACGGGAGATCTGCAGGAAGTGGTGGTGACCTCGTTTGGTATCAACCGGCAGCAGAAGGCGCTTGGTTATGCCGTGAGTACCGTGAAAGGAGAAGACCTCACTAAAACCGGTTCGCCCAATTTCGCAACCGCGCTTTATGGTAAAGCTCCCGGCGTTCGTATCGGTGCCACCCCGGGCGGTGCAACAAGTGCAGCTAACATCACCATCCGCGGTATCAATACCATCACCGGCAGAAGCCAGCCACTGATCGTGATGGACGGTGTGCCCATCCGCGATGGTGAAGTGACCAACAACAACTATTGGGGAGATCAGCGCCTGAGGGGTAACGGGCTGCTGGACCTTAACCCGGAAGACATTGAAAGCATTACCGTATTGAAAGGTGCGCCTGCTGCTGCGCTGTACGGCTCAGAAGCCGTGAACGGCGTATTGCTGGTGACGACCAAGAAAGCAAAAGGTTTCAGTGTGGATGTGAATGCCAACTACAATTTTGATGAAGTAGCTTACCTGCCCCGCTATCAGAATGTAAGAGGCCCCGGTGCGCCACTGCATGTGAGCAATGGCGGACAGGATGCCGCCGGATTCATTTATCATGACCTGGATGGCGATGGCGTAAAGGAAACAAGAGGCGTACTTGGCCATACGATCAACTTCGGCCCTAAATTTGACGGTCAGCCTACACTGACATGGGATGGAAAGATCAGGCCGTATGAAGCCCAGGAAGATAACTATAAAGGACTGTTCAGAACGGCGAACAACTCCGCTGTGACTGTAGCTATTTCACAGTCGGGCAACAATGGTAATTTCCGCCTTTCCCTGACCCGCCAGGACAATCAGGGTGTGAGCCTCGGAGCAGACAACTCCAAGAACATCGCTAACCTGAACAGCACGCTGCAACTGGGAAGCAGGGTGACTACGGACATCCTCGTGAACTACATCAACCAAAAAACCAAGAACCGTCCCTATTCCATTGACCGCATGATCAACAATTTTACCGGGATGATCGGGCGTTTCGACAATGCGGACTGGTACCTGGACAAATACAAGACCAGCAAAGGATACCGCTTCGTGACCGGGTCGGAGCAAAGCCTTACACCTTCAGAGAATATTCTCTATCCCGGCTTCCGGGGCGATATTGCGGACTATGTATGGCGTGTGAAAGAACACAGGGAAGAAGAGTTGAGCAACCGCGTGATCGCCAGCATGACCAATACCTGGCAGATCATCAACGATCTGAAGCTGCGTGCAAGGATCGCTACGGACTTTACATCTTCGAAGACGGAAAGCAGGCAGACCACCGAAAGGCCGCTCGCTTTCGGTAACAGCGGATATTACGGAATGCAGAATTACAACAGTACGATCCTGTATGGCGACGCGCTCCTGACCTATACCAAAAAGATTGCTGATGTGGACCTGAGCATCATGGGCGGTTATACAGCAACAAAAGAAACCAACACAGCGCTGCAACGGGAGACCAATGGCGGTCTTAGCGTTGAGAACTGGTTTGACCTGCGGGCTTCCGTTAATACAGCGGGCGCCAACAACGACCTGAATTTCCGGAACAGCCATGTAAGGGATGCCTTCTTCGGAACAGCCAACCTGGCGTATAAGAATTATTTATTCCTGGAAGCAACACTTCGGAGCGACAGGACCTCTACTATGCACCCGGATGACAACAGCTTCCTGTATCCTTCAGTGAATGCCGGTTTTGTTTTCTCCGATGCATTCCAGATGCCAGCTTTCATGAACTTCGGCAAGCTGCGTGCATCATGGGGCATGGTGGGCAACTACCCGACCATTTACCAGGCTAACATCGCCTACAACCAGAATACGCTCGGCGTACAGAAATCAGGTGGTCAACCCGTAATCTATACAACAATACCTACGACATTCGGTAACGACGGCATCCGCGCGGAAATAAAGAAAGAGTTTGAGTTCGGTTTGCAGACCAGGTTCCTTAACAACAGACTGGAGCTGGATGTATCTTACTATGATGCCAGGATCATAGACCAGATATTGCCTTTAACGATCGCCGCGTCTACCGGCGCTACTTCTGTGCTGACCAACATCGGTACTTTGCACAACAAAGGTCTGGAGATTGGAGTGAATGGCTCACTCATCAAGCAGAGGAACTTCTCCTGGAATTCCACCTTCAACGTAGCATGGAACAAGAACAAGGTGGTAAAACTGGCTACAGGTTCCGACGAGCTGTTGCATGCTGATTACGATGGTAACGCAGCACAGTTGATCTCCAAAGTTGGACAACCAATGGGCGACTTCTATGTGCATCCCATCGCCAGAAATTCAAAAGGAGAAGCGATCATCGAGTCTAATGGTCTGTACAAACTGGATGAGGGGATGGTAAAGGTAGGCAATGCCATGCCGAAGCTGGTTGGTGGTTTCATTAATACATTCGCTTACAAATCCTTCGCTCTCGAAGCGGTGTTGGACTTCCGTATCGGTGGGCATGTTATGCCGACTGGCATCAACTGGATGATCAGCCGCGGTTTGCTGGAAGAGAGCCTGAAATATATGGACAAGGAAAGTGGTGGTCTCAGCTACTATGTTTCGAACGGCAAAGGTGTGCGTACGGACGCTGCGCAAGGCCCGAATGGTGAGCAGGTGTTTCATGACGGTATGCTGATGGAAGGTGTGACACAGGACGGTCTGCCTAACACCAATGTGATGTCCCAGGCATTCTACTACTGGAATACTTACAACTGGGGTGGGCCTCAGTATAGCTATTCCCGCTACGAGCTGTATGTGCAGAAGAACTCATACATCAAAATGAGAGAGCTTTCATTGAGCTATAATCTTCCTGCTAACATTGCCGGCAAGATCGGGGCTAAAAGGCTCCAGGCATCTGTTTTCGGCAGGAACCTCTTCTATCTTTACCGTACACTGAAAGATCTGGATGCGGAACAGACTACGGCCGGTTCAAGATGGCACCAGTCACTAACTAATACCGGTACCAACCCAAGCACAAGAACAATGGGTGTAATGGTCAGGGCCAGTTTCTAAATCTCATTCAGATCACAACAAAGACTTTTTATGAAAAAGATATATTTCGTTCTATTCTCAGTGCTGCTGGCAGGTACCATGAGCTGCTCCAGGAAGGAGTTCCGGGACAGCTATACGAATCCCGCAACAGTAGCCACATCATCAATAGAAAAACAATACGCAGGGGTTATCTACACCAGCCGGGAATATGTAGTGCCTTCCTACTGGCACTATTTTGTGATACTCCGGATCACGCTCGATCGCTTTTCGCAATCCATAGGATGGCAAAACGGGGATAACCAGTATGTACCGGGTGGTGCAGCGGTAAATGATCGCTGGAACAATTATTACAATGTGCTGGGCCAATACAGGGAACTGCAGAAGATCTATAACGGTCTTGCTGATGATGACAAGACCAACCAGCGTATTTACATGCTCACGTCCACTATTTTCTTCTACGATCTGACACAGCGCTCTGTAGATCTTCATGGTGCTATTCCCTGGTCTGCAGCGGGTATGCTCAGTACCAATGGTGGTGATTACCAGAAGTCCGCTGCAAAGTATGATCCCGCAACGGAGATCTACACCAAAATGCTGGATGATCTGAAAGCATTTGCAGACGAGTTGAATACCATCACCATTCCTACTGCCCTTATAGCGCGGTTCGAAAGCATGGACCTGATCAACAATGGCAGCCTTGTTCTCTGGAGGAAATATTGCAACTCGCTGCGGTTGAGAATGCTCATGAGGGTATCCGGCGTTCCGGCTTTCCAGGCAAGGGCCAATACCGAGATTGCGCAGATACTGGGCAACAGTGCTTCTTATCCCCTGGTTGGAACAAATACGGATAATATCCGGATCGATGTTTATGACCTGAACTCGGACCTGCATGCCAAAGGATTCAGAACAGGCCTCGAAGACTGGAATGGCAACATTGCAGGGAAAAAGATGATCGATCACATGAAGGCTAACAGTGATCCCCGGCTCAGGGCTATGTTCGAGCCTGGCGCAAATGCCGGTGGCGTTTACCATGGCCTCGACCCGATGGCTACCCGCAGTGCGCAGGAAGCAGCGATCGCGAGCGGCAACATTGCTATTTATAACCGCTCTACACTCAGCCGTAATGAGTTCTTCCCCGGCATGCTGATCAATGCCGCCGAGGTGAGCTTCCTGCTGGCGGAATACTACCTGAAGGCCGGCAATGCCACCAGTGCCAGAACGGCTTATGAAGACGGGATCAAACAATCGATAGACTATTACTATTGGCTAAGGACGCTGAGCAATGACGCCACCGGAGGCGCGCTGACGCCCACCAACGATACCGAGATCAATGCCTATAGAACAACTGCTGCTGTGAACTGGACGCTCGCGCTCACGAATGCTGCAAAGCTGAACCTGATCGCCACGCAGAAGTGGATCCACTACAGTGTGGTGCAGCCTTACGAAAACTGGGCAGAGATCAGAAGGCTGGACGCGCCTACCTTCAGTTTCGAGGTGGACAACTCCAATGCCCAGTCGCAGCCACCTATGCGCTGGCAATACCCGGCATCCGAACAAACCTACAATACAGCCAATTACCAGGCGGTACAGGCGGATGACAAGCTGACCACAAAGCTTTTCTGGGACGTACAATAACATTTTTGCTGAACGTTGAATAGTTAGATTTAAGCCTCGGGTCTTCTACCCGGGGCTTCCTTTTTTAGCCGGTAACCCGCGTACTATCTCATCGCTACCTGATATTATTTTAATAATTGTTAACGGAATATGAACATTCTATGAAAAAAAAGTTAAAGTTTCTTTTGTCTATTTACAAGGATTAGCTAAGTTGCAGCTGTTCGTTTTCATGAGCCAAATCTGTGTGTGTAGATGAAATGTTGAAAGGGATGACCACAGGTTTTTTTATTAGGGGTAATGCTAAATCGTTTTACTCCTGATATAGCGGCTGATGAATAGCGGAGATAACGTAGACTTGCTTGCTTATGAACGAAGACAAGACCCATAGGTAGCAGTGAACATTTTTTGATTTTTTCCATCATTATCAGCCAACAGTGTATGTAGGCCGGACCGCACAGGTGCCGGTTCAGCATGGCGTTTCATGTCGTGAACATTTTTTTCTGCAGTGATCTGCGGGCGGGGATTGTCATTTTAATCAATTAAGGATAACTATCAAATCAACGTTCAAATTAAAATCTAAGGAAGCTATGCGAAGAATTCTTTTTCTCGCCACGTTGCTCACTTTCTTTGTTCCCCGTTTATGGGCGCAGGAGAAGAAAGTGGTTACCGGTACGGTGAAGGATGCTAACGGCACCCTGTTGCCCGGCGTAACCGTAATGGAAAAAGGGACCCGGAACGGCGTCATGACGGCCGCTGACGGTTCTTTTTCGATCAGTGTGCAACCCGCTGCCACACTGGTGTTCTCATTCATGGGATATGAAACACAGGAAGCTGCCGCCGGCAACGGTGCGCTCAGCATCGTGTTGAAAGATGATGCCAAAAGCCTGAATGAAGTGGTGGTCACCGCTCTCGGCATCAAACGTGAAACCCGCAAACTGGGATACGCCATGACGGAACTGAAAGGCTCCGAACTGGCCAGGACCAATGCCATCAATCCCGTAGCCGCACTGCAGGGTAAAGTGGCCGGGGTGGACATTTCCGGTGCTGCCGGCGGTCCCCAGGCGGCCAACCGTATCGTATTGCGCGGCGCCAAATCACTGAACGGGAAAGATCAACCCATCTTCGTTATCGATGGGGTGATCTTCGAGAATGAAACTGCGGATGATGCCGTGAACTTTGGTAACGTGCTGAAGAATTTCAACCAGGATGAATTTGAAAGCGTATCTATCCTGAAAGGCGCTGCCGCAACGGCATTGTACGGTTCCCGCGCTATCAACGGCGCCGTGCTGATCACCACCAAAAAAGGCGTTACCCGCAAGGGCCTTGGCGTGGATGTAAGCCAGACCGTTCAGTTCGAGCATGCTTACCGCGCACCGATCGCCCTGCAAAATGTGTACGGCGCCGGTACTACCGGTTTCTTCAACAAAGATGCGGACAATCGCAATGTGATCCAGTGGGCTGGCAGCAACAGCTTCGGCCCGAAAATGGAAGGGCAGATGGCCCGGCTCCCGAATGGCGAGTTCGTTCCCTATAGCGCCATGCCGGATAACCAGATGTATGTGTACCAGACCGGCAAGTATTTCAACACCAACGTTGCTGTAGAAGGCGGCACGGATAAGGCGAACTTCCGTTTCTCTTATTCCCGCCTGGATAACAACAGCGTAGAACCTAACAATAAATTCGCGCGTAATTCTTTCTCCCTGCGTTCTTCCGCCATCGTTTCCAAATGGCTGTCCGCCGAAGGGGGCATCACCTACTCTTTCAGCAATACATTGAACCCCAACCGCCAGGGTGGCGACTATACCACGCAGAACTCCGGCCGGAAATGGATATACATTTTCCCGCGGAACTATGATCCCGCATACTGGAGCGCCCGCTATCTCGGTGGCCCGGGCAGAACCACGCTGCAGCAGGACCTGCTGAACGATATCAACCCCACCCACCCGGGCGCGGACTATTGGTTCAGTCTGGATAACGACCGTTGGGAGCGTGATGAAAGGCTGCTGATGGGTAATATGTCACTCACGGCAACGGCTACGGACTGGCTGAAGTTCCTCGTTCGCGGCAACTTCAGTAACGAACAGAATACGGACGACCGGCGCGAGCTCGGCTGGGGCCCCAACTTCGGCGGTTCCCGCGGCCTCTACGCCATCTCCGGCACCAACAGAACGCAGTACACTTTCACCGGTATGGCCATGTTCTCTCCCCGGTTGAATAACGAGGATTTCACGCTGGATGTGAACCTTGGCGCTGAAACCTGGAATTCCGGCATCGGTAACCAGTACAGTGCAAGGACCAACGGCGGCCTCCGTATTCCGGGCCAATACACCATCACCAACAGTGTTGGGCCCGTGGACGCCAGCAACAACAAGATGCTCGCGCGTAAACAGATCAATTCCATATTCCTGTCCGGCAGCCTGTCCTACAAGAATGCTTTCTTCCTGGACGTAACCGGGCGTAATGACTGGTCTTCCGCGCTGATGTACCCCGGTGGCGGCGGCAACTATTCCTATTTCTACCCCTCCGTGAGCGGCGCCTGGGAATTTACCGAAACCTTCAAGGGCAGCCTGCCTGCAGCGATCACGTACGGCAAGCTGCGCGCTTCCTATGCTGTAGTGGGCGGGGATACCGATCCTTATCAGCTGAACTCCGGATACCAGATGGAACAGCTCTGGAACAGCGGAACCAGTACAGGTATGCCTTTGTATTACCTGTATAACAAGGACATCTTTCCGAATGACAACCTGAAACCTTCCATGGCCAACTCTATCGAGTTCGGCGCGGATGTCAGGTTCCTGAACAACAGGCTGGGTGTGGATGTGGCGTATTATAAAACGAACATCAAGAACCAGATACTGAACCTGGATGTGGCGGTGGAATCCGGTGTGTCCAAACGCTTCATCAACGCCGGCAACTTCCAGAACCAGGGTGTGGAGATCGCTATCAATGCAAGGCCCATCGAGAATAAAGATTTCTCCTGGGATGTGAT
This genomic stretch from Chitinophaga sp. XS-30 harbors:
- a CDS encoding SusC/RagA family TonB-linked outer membrane protein gives rise to the protein MRRILFLATLLTFFVPRLWAQEKKVVTGTVKDANGTLLPGVTVMEKGTRNGVMTAADGSFSISVQPAATLVFSFMGYETQEAAAGNGALSIVLKDDAKSLNEVVVTALGIKRETRKLGYAMTELKGSELARTNAINPVAALQGKVAGVDISGAAGGPQAANRIVLRGAKSLNGKDQPIFVIDGVIFENETADDAVNFGNVLKNFNQDEFESVSILKGAAATALYGSRAINGAVLITTKKGVTRKGLGVDVSQTVQFEHAYRAPIALQNVYGAGTTGFFNKDADNRNVIQWAGSNSFGPKMEGQMARLPNGEFVPYSAMPDNQMYVYQTGKYFNTNVAVEGGTDKANFRFSYSRLDNNSVEPNNKFARNSFSLRSSAIVSKWLSAEGGITYSFSNTLNPNRQGGDYTTQNSGRKWIYIFPRNYDPAYWSARYLGGPGRTTLQQDLLNDINPTHPGADYWFSLDNDRWERDERLLMGNMSLTATATDWLKFLVRGNFSNEQNTDDRRELGWGPNFGGSRGLYAISGTNRTQYTFTGMAMFSPRLNNEDFTLDVNLGAETWNSGIGNQYSARTNGGLRIPGQYTITNSVGPVDASNNKMLARKQINSIFLSGSLSYKNAFFLDVTGRNDWSSALMYPGGGGNYSYFYPSVSGAWEFTETFKGSLPAAITYGKLRASYAVVGGDTDPYQLNSGYQMEQLWNSGTSTGMPLYYLYNKDIFPNDNLKPSMANSIEFGADVRFLNNRLGVDVAYYKTNIKNQILNLDVAVESGVSKRFINAGNFQNQGVEIAINARPIENKDFSWDVMLNGSRNTNKIISLGEGITTYEMGEDQGLRVIAQVGKPYGVITTNYGYTPYQSTDPSKNGKPVITTSSSFPYQFQRGYAEVGNITPDFNLGLNNNFSYKNFSLGFLLQARIGGDIFSASHQYGTGRGTVESTLAGRDAASGGLAWTDNEGRARNDGMIPDGVFADGTTIRTPSGAEQEVGGMTYQEAYEAGYVKPLSPYNYYSMIGDWGIGIREASVFDASYVALREVSVGYTFPAKMVERWKLTKARVLLVGRNLGYLYNNLPDDINPESLRNNKTSAFSEYGGAPFVRNMALTVQLGF